AAAGAAGTTATTATTCATGTGAAGAGAAGTGATGGTTGACCATGAAAAGTGGTGATAGTGGGGATAATGTACTATTTTCAAGAGATGTGTTAATTGGTTGCCCGTAAATGCGACCAAATCGTACATCGTTCAAGACACATGTTCAAGAATAGCAGCATCCTCCTTTTCATGACTTTCGCCTCTTAACGAAATTCGATCGTACCGCATTTTTTTCGAGTTAATAGTACTCGTGTCGAGCAAAATCAGCGTCCTTTTCTTAGTAATTTTCCCTCATATAGGTATCAACATATTGCTCGCACTGATCAGATTTTTTTAACCACACTTGTTTGTGACTTCTTTTCCATCTGTTGGACTATCTCTTTCAAATGACGATGCTGTACATTCAATTCGAGCCTTATGGAGTCCAGCATTCATAATTTATATGTGAATGATCTACTGTAAGATGTTTTTAGCTTCGAAAACGGGTCAAAATTTAAGTTGTTGCTGAATCCATGTGCAAACAAGAGACGATTTGGTAACCTGAAACATCCGCATGGGTTTGGTAGATCATCGGGATCGAAAACTCGGGCGACATGAACACTGTGTCTATGGGGTGCATCCTCATCCTTCATTCACTCGACCTAGATCATTGTGGCATTGTACGAGGCACAGTATCACGAACAATTTCtctagtctctaaacttttgaatcattcGCACGGTAAGACATAACTGAAAACAATACCTCGCCAAAATCGTTTGAGATGCAGTACAACGGGAAATCGAATCGTTCATCTGAGTTATAACAGTGCACAGTGCAGGTACTTCTCCTTCTATGCATGACTCAGGCCGCAGTTGGATGATACAGTTGTCCTTTCACTTCGGCCTATAGAAGCAGTCCGGTTCATGCTGAAAGACATCATAGTAAAAGATGTGCGTTGTAGTGGTCCACATACTATTAATTGATCTTGATCAAAGACAATGAATCTTGCCgcaaatttcttttcttctcaagagagaaaaaggaaacgaaTACGTCAATATTGACTTAACAGGTTTCTTCTTACATTTACTTACTTTCAGCTGTACCCGCATCTTAGAACTTGTCCTCTTCTTGGCACCAGGCTACACCCACAAGAGAACAAAGGAGAGGACAAGATAAGGTCATGAATTGTTGCATTCCTGAGGAGGATCATAAATGATTAAATGGGCTCTTGGCAGGCAACAGTACAATTTGGTGTTCTGTTCTTCAGCGAAGTTTAGTGCGATACCATTATGTGCCCCATCCGTTTGGGCTCTCCTGCCTATCCTCTTGCAGGAAAAGAGACTTGCAATTATGCCGCGGTCGCTGATAACTGTTCCAATGACCTTGACTCGAGCAGATGCACCAGGAGGCATGTGCGCGCTCAAATCATCATCGACATCGCCCCTAGGATCGAATGGGCACACTCGTGAGGTCTGCTGAATTGCGGGATTCGCATGAACCGGGTGCACACAACCGCGTGGTCTACAATGAAGGAATTTGAAGAAACATCAATCGCAACTGTCTTGGGCATGAGATACCTGATTACTAGTCCCCATTTTGAAAATGGTCTAACCGCACCAAGCCTGTAGAACGAAACAGTTTTCCGAGCCGATTTTCTCTCTACGATGTTTAGGCTGAGCAATGAGTATCTCCTAGACCGTCTGTCTCCAAAGCGAAAAAGCAATGGCCGTCTTCGCCCCACAGACACTTTATTTAGAGACCTAACACACAAGCAAGCAAATCGCAATATGGAGGGATATGTTTGATATGTATAGAATTTCTGataatttgtgccttttgatgttCTACTTCTTCCTTTCTGAAGTTTCATCCATATGCGTAGTTTGTGCTATTACGGTGGCTAGGCAATAAACCCGCATAAATTGAGATGACTTAATGTATATATATGCATATCGCGTTGAAATTGCTGTAACTCTCTCATTTACCTCCTTAAAAGCCTACTTATGCGCTATCGGCACGAGCCGACCCATACTACTACGCACGCCATGAGTAGGTATCGAAATACAGATATTTGACCATGCTTTAATCTATGAAGTTCGAAATTTGGGATGATCTGATCACTTCTTTTTCTCGGTCTGCATAGTTCGGGAAGGCGAGCGAgacgaaatttttttgacatattGCATGATAAAGTCGGGATACAGACATGGAGGCAAGGAAGCAACTTCCACCAACCCTTAGTCCATCATTGTCTTCCACCGTCTTGAACCCTCACAACAAATCCCAAACTCAGTTCCAGCTGCTGGATAAGATAATGTTGGTTTGATTTTAAGGTCTTCAGAACCCAACAAAGGCAAATTTTTTTCACTAATTGATTGGTTGTGTGAGTTATCCTCGTGGAAGCATCCACTTTTTGCACAAATCATGCGGGTTTGAATCATCAAATCAAGGGGTCCCGTGCAAAAATCACAGTCAACAGAGGGGGAGATGGTTGATATAATGGAAAAACTTTATGATCAGTCTCATCAAATTGAAAACATGGGCTTCCAATGAGATGAAAGCACCCacctatgttttcttttttcctttcgcgATAATTGCACAGgaaattctaaaatttgtctCGAacatgcaatcaagttctaaaacttttaaaatgtgcAATCTGATTTTAAAACTTAAGATGAAAGTACAATCGAATCGTAAAACTTTCAAACAGTGCAATCAACAGAATGACTTGATTTCACCAATTGAtaaagtttagaacttaattacactcttgtgataagttttaggatttacaaatatatttatcctatttctttttcttttctcccctcGGGATAAGGAGACAACAGCCTCCccccctcgctctctctctctctctctctctctctctctctctctctcacaacacAGCCACGTTTTGGCTTTTTCAGATTTCATCAGAACTGCTCCTTCAATAATAGCAAACAACACAGATAAAGAATCATCCCTGCAAATCAACTGAACAAGGGTTACTGTTGCAGGAGCCGTGGAGGCATCCAGAGAGCGAAACCTAAGCAAACCGGTGTCATGTCCCGCAGAGTGGAAAAACGTTGCAGAGCCATGGGGGCATCCAGAGTGCGAAACCTAAGCAAACTGGGGTCATGTCACGCAGAGTGGAAGATGTACATCATGTTCTGTTCTGtattggaaaaaagagaaaaaaaaaactgagaaaTAAAGATGGGAAAAGTTCCAGTTGCTGCTCAGCTTTAGGGCCATAGCAACACACAAACTGAGCTCAGACCACTCATCTCCCCATATGGATGATGACACCCCACATCACTTCTTGGCTGAGATCACCGTCCACgagatatttttatttgacAGCATAAGGAGATAAACGAACAATTAGACTTTCTTTTTCACCATCCCAACTGTCAAAATTCTACCTACACCATGACCCTAGAGAGGTACTAGcaaagttctttctttttctctctctattctgattcttgaattttcttgttTAGGCTTTAAAGAAAATATCCCTTCAGAGACCAAACCTTGCGACAGATAAAGAATATGTTGCTGATACGGAGGAGACATCAGTAGAAGGGTATGATGAGAGAAGCGTTCTGATGAGCTCAACCACcaatttttgctttcttttttccttttgggttaGGGGGGTTACAGTACAAGGCAGCACCACATGGAAATGAAAGCACTCAAAGGGCAATGACATCTTTTAGGGTTCATATGCATTCACCATCATCACTCCAATGTGGTACATTCAACCCATCTTTTTCCATGGTTATCGTCTTCTATTGATAGCAACCTGAGAACCACCCCAGTTTGTTTCCCCCCCATTTCATGTGGTCCTGGGTTATTATGCCAGCCTAAAAGGGTCTGTCtcagctagagagagagagagagagagagagagagagagagtttctttTTGCTTAGTGGCAAGGACGGCATGTATAAATGGCAAGAAAGGAACACCTAAGAAAGGGATAGCAGTAGTCTGgcaaaagagagaggggggcttTGCTTCAATTGTGGGCCGGACTATTGCCATTTTGGAAGAGAGATGACATGGGGCAAACAGTAGTTAAGGCAAGGAGGATTGACTGGCTAGGGTTTCGCAATGCCTCAGccataaatacaaaaagacCAGAGCAAGAATCATCCCTGCGTTGCCAACTTTAACACAAGAATACTCATTTCTTGTAAGGGTAGTCTAGAGTTTCAAACACAATTGGTGAAAAGCagcaagggggaaaaaaaaaacatcaaaggAGACATGATTAAGGAACTTGTACCTACGTGATGCCAGTTAATTAAGTCCTCAAAAGTCTCAAATACCCTCACCAGATCAAGTAcaggctagagagagaaagagggagactAAAAGATAAGCACGCATGGAAAATAACCCAACAGCATGCTCCATAAGAATTGATGGATgtgagagggaggagagagagagggagaggaaagtTTCTCTTTTTAGTGAAAGCGACTTGCGTAGACTATAGTCAAAGAAGAAATGCCTCCCTCCCGGCAGGCTCAGCCCTTCAAATAATTGTCCTCGTCTTCGGCTAGGACTCGCCACGTGGAGGCTGAAATTGTGGACAGAATTTTCAAGCACAACAATTTTATCCCAACACCAATGGGGAAAAGGCTTCAGCAATTGCTTGATGAGCAGCTGCAAAAGGATTTCGTGAACGAAATATCTCAATAGGTAAAGTTggtcatttttaaatattttctttctcggCTGTACAAAGAGTATAGTATGAGAATCTCCTTATCAAATAACACGTATCCAATAATATCTAGCGTGATATTCTACATAGTCATGTAACATGACCCACGAATTATAGCATACTTGATGAAATTGATTCTATAAGCATACTCTAGGGCACGTGTTAAGTAATTAATTGAAGGCATTCTGTATCATTTTGTGAATTGGCTTGTCTATATCATATATAGTCGATGTCTAGAACGTTAATTCATTCTTTGTGAAAATATGCTTAACAAGTATTTTCATACCACTCCTGATAGTACCCTATAAAAAATTGTGCAACATAGACTACACATATTGTGAAGAAAGTTAGTGATTGAAAACCGAAACTATTTTGGTTTAATTACTTAGCAAGTATTCTAGAGACACTCTACTAAAAATAGTTTTAGATAACACATGCAGTTATCCAAAAATGCACACGGGTGACAAAACAATATATCCTAGTTAAGTTGATTTATAAGACAACGCAGTGCGTGTGATTTTACTGGGGAAAGTTCATCAAACCTCTTCGTCACCTGTTAATTATGGTCAATCGAATATGGAGATAGATCAAGCAACGGTATCTACTCTAAGTTGTATGGCAATAAATCAATCTTCCCATAAAGGTCCTAAAGAAAAACCAGTACTTGTCACTAGAAAAAGCAACCCCAATACACAAGAAGGATGTTAAGTACAAAATTGGGAGCACAAGGGCCAcaatctctctcattctctctctttctctctccatccATGGTGGATTCCATGCAAACTCTCTTGTCGATTTGAGGGGGCTTGAGAGCATGAGCTGAGGGAGTATCAATGTCAATCTATCCCACCAGCTAACGCGTGAAGTGGCACATATACTAAGTCTTTCCTATCCACTCAACTCTGCTCCACAATTAAGACTGCCTGTGTTTTTCCCCAGCTTTCCTTTTCATGCTCCAAAGTTCAAAGtgccaaccttttttttttttttttttgctccagccaaaagattttgaaaaaagacgACTCTTCGTCTCCAAATATATTCCCACAGTCTCTGagttctccatctctctctctctctctctctctctcatggacaCAATGGATATTGCCTCTCTTCTCCATCACCCGCCGTCTTTCTCAAGCTTTTGGCCCTTTTGCCTTCAAAGCTAAAGTAGGCAAAACACCTCAATCCACGAAAATGTAGCTTGGAGCTCTACTACATGTACTTAGTAAAATTCTCCCTAGAGCTCTAGCTAAAAGCAagcaaaggaggaagaaagaaaggagagaaggaGCTGTAGTTCTtgggagcctctctctctctctctctctcaatccatTTGTTGTCTTCGTGCAGATATTTGAATTGGGTTGAAAGGGATGGAGCTGTTCCTATAGATATagtactttctttctttttatgtcaCTTTCCAACTGTAACGGAGAGCCAGCTGCCAAGTCTAGGGTTGTGCTTCGTGCAAAATCTCAGCTTAAGGCCCAAAAATGTTCCCCTCAGACAGCAATGGCATTGACCCCATCTCTATTTGGGATGGCCACAAGCAGCAGCCCCTTTCAAGTGATGCCGTCCCAAGCTCCAAACAAGAAGACCACcttgtttctttcttcaacTTTCCCTCTCCTTTCCCTCACTACTATGAAGATGACAGCTCCTTTCTTGACCTTGACCTATTACTTCCGCAGCCACAACGACCAGTAAGTAGTGACGACGCTGCAGTGGTAGCTAATACACTCACGAACATGGTGGATCTGGACAACAACGTCAATGTAAATGAAGCatcaggaggaggaggaggaggcattTTGAAGAAGAAACATTCCACGCCTGAACCAGTCCCTAGAAAGAGAACCTCGAAAAAGGATCGGCACAGCAAGATTTATACTGCTCGGGGTCCGAGAGATCGAAGAATGAGATTGTCCCTCGAGGTCGCCCGCGATTTTTTTGATCTCCAAGACATGCTGGGATTCGACAAGGCGAGTAAAACTGTTGAGTGGCTGCTGTTACACTCCAAGCCTGCGATCAAGGAGCTTTCGAAAAGCATTGCAAAGATGAACAACAGTTGCACTGCCGGTAGCGCATCTTCTATGTCAGAGTGCGATGTGGCGTCAGGAATTGATGAGGCGGCCGGTAATGGGGATCACTCGGCCAGTGTCACTCAAGACAAGCCGCCGCCGATTAAGGAGAAAAAGACCAGGATATCCCGCAGGAATTCGTTTTACCTGCTTGCAAGAGAATCGAGGACAAAGGCGAGGGCAAGGGCGAGGGAGAGGACAGCAGAGAAGCTGTGGATGCGAAGACTCGATGGACCAAAACCATATAGTGAAGCAATGAAGACCGACTTGAACAAGAGTAGTAGTCTGTATGAAGCTTGTGAAGAATCTGGTATCCAAGGTAGCAACAACGTGAGAGCTGCCTCCGACTTTCTAGCTCAATCTGAAGAGCCACAGGAGGAGGAGAACTTAGGAACAACAGGACAGATTGTTGATGATTCTTTGGCGGGCAGTTGGAGCTCACCTTTCAGTTTCAACCATGTTACAAGCACTGGTTTCTCCCAAGAGGTCAGTTTTGAAACACATttatttcatccacaaaatacCGACGCAATACCGAATTATGTATAGCTCTAGCTTGTATGGTGTTGTAATAAGTGCACTTACATGTGATTCCAAACTATTTGATCGAATTTACTTCCGATTGATCTTATTTGCAGCATGAGTTCAGAGAGCTTCATCTCTTCGTCAAAACGTGGGATACCTACAACAGTCTGTATCAGTGCTAACGGAATTATGGGTATAGTCTCGAACCTTTAATGGCAGCTGAATAAATACACGCTggtagaaattgatgaggctTCTTTCTTTGTGCTTGGAATGTGTTATAGGCATGTGTGTCGCAATTGTACAACTTATGTGTGGACTAGTGTGTTCCTTCAGTGAATTGTCTGCAATAATATGTGCTTCTCCTATGCCTGACTGGAAATGAAGAACCTAGATGCATACAATTTGATCCAGAAAGGAAAGATATGGAAGGCTAATTCTCAGGTCAAGATATATTTTCCACGATTTATCTAATGCTTCGCTTGTTGAAAACCCTTATTTTATCGTTGTCTACTCTGTAGAATTTCGAAATAAAGCAATCTGGTGTATCCATTTCATGGAAGAACACAGCTTTTAAGAAGTGATTGACTAGACAAAGGGCACTTAAGCTTTGTCCACTATCCAATGAACTTGTGTTTCACCAGAGTCCACATACGGAGAGAAATATCATTATTGTTTGAATACTGTTACAGTTGCAGATGCAGATTGCCTAaactaataaaaatcaaagcacACACAATTGCAAACCACATGAAAGAGATGCAATAGAAGAACATAAAATGGAGATGAAATTATATACCTCGGTAAGTGCCCCAGATGCTTCTCCATGAAAATCTTCTAATGGTCGATATAATTTGAGACGAATTCAAGAGTATTATGCTACTCAAATAGCAATCTATTCATATTCTCTTTCTCAGAATGATGTTGCTGTGACAATCAAAAGAAAGTTTCAGTATGGAAAAGCATATTGTAGAGGAAGGAATTCACATCATTTAATCGGTACATGTGATCTTATGATGAAACCAAGGAGAATAAAACAGATACTAAGAAAATTAGGCTGATAATTGGAAATCTCTGACAGTAAGACCTTCCAAAAACATGATTTCAGTACATCGGGAAAAGTGTGAGCTGTGTGTTACTT
The genomic region above belongs to Rhodamnia argentea isolate NSW1041297 chromosome 6, ASM2092103v1, whole genome shotgun sequence and contains:
- the LOC115746086 gene encoding transcription factor TCP12-like, whose product is MFPSDSNGIDPISIWDGHKQQPLSSDAVPSSKQEDHLVSFFNFPSPFPHYYEDDSSFLDLDLLLPQPQRPVSSDDAAVVANTLTNMVDLDNNVNVNEASGGGGGGILKKKHSTPEPVPRKRTSKKDRHSKIYTARGPRDRRMRLSLEVARDFFDLQDMLGFDKASKTVEWLLLHSKPAIKELSKSIAKMNNSCTAGSASSMSECDVASGIDEAAGNGDHSASVTQDKPPPIKEKKTRISRRNSFYLLARESRTKARARARERTAEKLWMRRLDGPKPYSEAMKTDLNKSSSLYEACEESGIQGSNNVRAASDFLAQSEEPQEEENLGTTGQIVDDSLAGSWSSPFSFNHVTSTGFSQEHEFRELHLFVKTWDTYNSLYQC